TGCAGCTTTTAAGGTCTGTAGCAGCAAAATAAAGACATccacattttccctttcctttctaaTCTGCCATTTCATATGTCTTTAGGCACTGTTTTTATACTGTTACATTGggaatgcaaatatttcataGAACTGTTTATAAGCCTGAATACAATTCTGAGCATTTACATTTCCCTATAATTCAGTAAAAGCACATTAAACAATATTTCCACCAAAATCAACCTGACAATCCCCCTAACAGGCTCTTCCATCCCTGCCTCCTATTTCAAGGACACTTCCGAAGTCCTCACGTCCCCTGAAGTACATTTTGACGCTAACAGCCAATGCTTACAGTCTGCAGCTTCACTAAAACCAAGTGAGGCAACACTGTCCTGCACTTCAGCATCCATTCAACTCCTCTTCTTGTTTAAACATTTTCCCAACAAACACCTACCAGCTGTAAGGAAATGAAGGTATGGGAACAGCATCCATTTCCTGTGTTGTCTCACACCTCCAGGACACAGAATGATCTTCCCCAGCTCTCTAGTTTGGTGCTCGCTCCCAAAGAGAAAGGCAATGAGAAAAACATGTTAGCATTAATAACTGCAATTAAAGTTAGTTAGCAAGCAGGTCTCCAGACAAAGCAGGACAGCCAACCCAAGGAATCCCTGGCagtgcagcagagccagccctgaGGAGTAAGGCACACAGCTTTTTCTTAATCATACCACTCAGTGAAGGCAAGCAATTAGGATGAAAACATTTGGATAAGGATTAATAATAGACTTTGCAGACAAAAGCACAGTGTTTAACAGGCTTGTGCTACCAAAGCAGCTGTCATAGCCGGGAGAAAATGAAGATCCTGAAGACAAAATCCTTGCTGTTAAAAGTAGGTTACAGCAGCCACACCGAGGGACTGCAAGGCTCAGTGACAAGGCCAAGGGAACTGTGGTCAGGCCTCCTACGCTGCTTTGACCACGCCTGCAGCTGGAGTCTCTCTGAGCTGGTGAACTGCAAAGGTAAAGACAGTGAGAACCAAAGAGCACCTCTGCTGAGCAGGCTGCTCCCGTGCCCCAGCACCCCTCACTCATTAAGGGTGGATCTAAGTGGCAAGATGAGGAAAGCCTggctcaaaaaagaaaaaaaaaaaagtgaatattaAACCTCCCCAGACTTCTCCCTACTGCACTTCATTGTTTTGTTCCATGTTTGGTAAAGCAACATGTAAACAGCAACactgaaaacttaaaataaaagactttattttctccaaataatatttattttcctttctcttttttagaaaaaaaggtcttttaaCACTTGGACCATTTGCAGACAAAACGAAAATATGCAACAGCCATGTAAATCATCCTTtcttctacttaaaaaaaaaaaaaatatgcatccTTCAAACCAAAAGCACACATGGATTAGTTACAATCCAAAAGTTTCATGACTGTACAACCCCGAGGGTTCCCACACGTGCAAACATGAACACCCATGTGTACAGGAAAGGCAGCACACAACTGGTGAACTGTTTGTTCAGGTGGTTATGCCTCAAagtctttgttttaaagatttttagCAAGGAAAGTCTGGCAAATCCAATCAACCACATGTTATATGAGCCTCTCCTGGCTGGTGGAAAAGTTTCCTGCATTTAAATGTCTCCTAAAGGTTCCACTTGTTATAAGTGTGTCTACAGCCACTGGCTAATTCTTTTAGCAAATTTCATTCTTAAGACTTGAGCTCAGCTTTGGACCCATAAGGAGTCACAAGAGAGGGCTCAATGGCAATTCAAATTATTGCCTGAAGAGCAGGCCATGAACagccagaggctgagagctTCTCTGGCATAAACAGCTCCATTTGATCCTTCTGTCAAGTGACTGAAGTGCACAAAGAACTGGAACTAAGGATATCAGCATGGCATTCACAAAACAGTTGCAAGAATGAGATGGAGAAACCATTAAACTTTCCCTTGCCAAAGTCTGATAATCTCAGTTCTGAGTTGCTGAAGTGCTAAAAAAGAGGCTGATACTCAAAGGCTACGAGGTGAAATTCAGAGGCTCttgtttaaaaatgagaaacaggGACAAGTACTGATAAACACTATAATTCCATACCATCCAGAATGGTAAGGGAGGTTACACAGGACTTCCCCCACTTCATCATTAAGAACTGAACCAGCTGTAAATGAAAGGGATGTCAAAAGACAGTTTTTAGGGATGGTAACAGGAGGCTCTGAAGCTCCAGCTCACTGGTCAGCCCTTGCTTTCACCAATTCAAGGACTCATCCTAAAGCATCCTAAAGCACCCAGCTCAGTGGCCAGAAATCAAggtctggttttcctttctcctaCTTTCCACATGGACAATACAGTGCAAGTGGGACTGATGGTTCCAAACACCTTCCCAGCACTCCCAATGTCACACCAAGGTTTTACAGTAACACTGCCTTCACATTAACAATGTTTTTAACACCTTCTGCCTGCCTGCGAAACCAGGTCTAGCAGTAGCAACCCGCCCAGTTCTGGAATGACTTTGAAGTCAAATGTTCCCAGtcatttgctgctgctgagcttgCACAATCAGGTGGAGCTGTCTCTTTGCCACGGCAGTGTTTAAATCCCACAGGAACTCCAACAGCTTGCCCTGGAGGAGAACCTCCATGGGCACGAACTGCAGGACCTGCTGGGGGGAGTCTGTGTCCAGTAAAGAGCTCATCAGAGtattcagctgctgcagataTTGGAGAACTGGAGCGGGGAGGCCCCGGTACCCaacacacagcagagcagcGCCGGGTCTCAGGGGCTCCCGCGAGGTGGGACACGCGAACGTGACGCCTCTGAAACAGCAGTGCAGGATGAACACCAGCCCGGCTGTGAAGCGAGTCAGGCAAGAGAGGAGAGGCAAAACCAACGCATCTCCCGTCGTAAGCTGGCTCAGAGAATGCAGAACACActccaaaagctgctgctggtaCTTGGGTTCTCCGTCATAAAGCGAGGAGAGGCTGAAAGTCAGCAGCGTGGCCGAGTCCACGGGCTTGACCTCCATACTGGGCCGGCTCTCTGTAccacagagggagggaaagcCCACCACAAGGCACTTGAATTGGTCACTACAACTTTCATTTAGGGCGTCTTGATGACACCTGGAAAGATCAGCCACTTTTGCCAGTATCAGTTCCCCGGGAAGAACTTCACAGGAGTGAcaaggctgcagcactgctctgctcttcagCCTCCCCCCGCCCACCTTCTTCACAGCTTCATTGAGACTTTCCAAGACTTGACCATCACAAAACGGGGAACATTTTACCACTGGTAgcctttttccttccaaaatgtACGACAAGCTACATTCGAGGTTAGAAGGTGATCCTTCCAGGATGCACATGTTCCCAGCATTATTTGAACTATGTTCTTCAGCCAAGTGATTAAAATAGCCCTTTGCCACTTTATCATTCCACGTCAAGGTTTCCATCATCTTCCTTTCGTTGTATGtactaaaatatttgtttctttgcccAAACCATTTTGCATTCATGCTGCAACCAGCCTGAGATTTCTTGACAAGCCAGTTTTTTCTGGCAATGGGTTTCATACGAAACCTTTGCATGAAGAACTGTGCTGCACAGTCTCTTAACTCGTTCAGTTTGATCTGCTCTGCTTCTTCCATGCGCTCAAAGAGACGGATGTTCTCAGAGATAGTCTCTACCTGGCACCTGTGGAAGAACAAGCAACACTCTTCATGTGTTTTAAGGAAAGATTCCGGTAGCGTATGCTGGGGGAAAAGGGCTTTGTTGACCACTTCTGTTCCAAAGTTCTGCGTCATTTTAGGGAGCAGCAGATGAAGGCTCTCCCTGCCCAAATAACGCAGACAAACCACGTAGGCCTCTGAGTTTCCAGCTTTGCTAGTGGCTGGCTTAAAGACATGGACCTCCTCGAAAGAGCAGTTTAGCAGAAAGAGCAGGTTGACAGAACAGTGTTCAAACAGCGTGAACATCTTCAGAACGAAGGATCCTCCAGTGCCCAGGATCATCAGAGCAGTGACTGTTTCACAGTACAGAAGGGGTGAGACCAGAGCTTCCTGCTCACCCGGATTTCCCTGGCAATCAAAGCTGCCATCAGCAGTCACCAAGTGAACTGTGGTCATGCTGCTCACAAAGTTCTGAAGTCCTGATAGATGTCTTAATGTCATCACATCCCCGGTGTTGTCTGGGCCAAAGTACCACCAAGGCAACGTATTTGCTATCAGACGGTCGTCCATGATCATCATAAGGGTGTCGTTGGCTTCATGGTACGGGTTTAGAGTATTAGCTACCCAATTCCAGTGGCAAGGGACATGGTGGGACTTCAAGTAGTGATTGAGACTGGCTATGAAAGCTCCAGGCGCTTCACAGAGGTGGACAGAATTCAGTTCTCCCTCCTGAAGAGCTTcttctgggagaagaggaaaactgCACAGGATCTCATGAAATTTGCACCACGCCTGGGTACACAGCTCAGCATTCACAGATTTCCTCACGTGAGATATTATTTTCCCTGCTTTATTGGTAAAGGAGGTGTGTCGATGCCAGTCCTCCAGGTTCTTATCACTCAGCTGGTTCTTCACTTCATTCATTGAGT
The Chiroxiphia lanceolata isolate bChiLan1 chromosome 13, bChiLan1.pri, whole genome shotgun sequence DNA segment above includes these coding regions:
- the CMTR2 gene encoding cap-specific mRNA (nucleoside-2'-O-)-methyltransferase 2; the encoded protein is MDKCKQPYVDQKTNLEKFSPEVLSEIEQLFAKKFTYTEPVNNEWKLPDPSNVFICDHKEFPSLLALKDSMNEVKNQLSDKNLEDWHRHTSFTNKAGKIISHVRKSVNAELCTQAWCKFHEILCSFPLLPEEALQEGELNSVHLCEAPGAFIASLNHYLKSHHVPCHWNWVANTLNPYHEANDTLMMIMDDRLIANTLPWWYFGPDNTGDVMTLRHLSGLQNFVSSMTTVHLVTADGSFDCQGNPGEQEALVSPLLYCETVTALMILGTGGSFVLKMFTLFEHCSVNLLFLLNCSFEEVHVFKPATSKAGNSEAYVVCLRYLGRESLHLLLPKMTQNFGTEVVNKALFPQHTLPESFLKTHEECCLFFHRCQVETISENIRLFERMEEAEQIKLNELRDCAAQFFMQRFRMKPIARKNWLVKKSQAGCSMNAKWFGQRNKYFSTYNERKMMETLTWNDKVAKGYFNHLAEEHSSNNAGNMCILEGSPSNLECSLSYILEGKRLPVVKCSPFCDGQVLESLNEAVKKVGGGRLKSRAVLQPCHSCEVLPGELILAKVADLSRCHQDALNESCSDQFKCLVVGFPSLCGTESRPSMEVKPVDSATLLTFSLSSLYDGEPKYQQQLLECVLHSLSQLTTGDALVLPLLSCLTRFTAGLVFILHCCFRGVTFACPTSREPLRPGAALLCVGYRGLPAPVLQYLQQLNTLMSSLLDTDSPQQVLQFVPMEVLLQGKLLEFLWDLNTAVAKRQLHLIVQAQQQQMTGNI